A stretch of the Hippoglossus hippoglossus isolate fHipHip1 chromosome 1, fHipHip1.pri, whole genome shotgun sequence genome encodes the following:
- the dusp5 gene encoding dual specificity protein phosphatase 5 — protein sequence MKVTSIDCRRLRKMIRKESGSCLIVDCRPYFSFTNSSIGGSVNVNLNSVVVRRSRGGPLPLQFVIPDERALFRLREGSISAIVAVDDRTSHWQKLKKDSVAQMVINTLSHLASGANICFLKGGFENFHSQYPELCTEVKTIDQSGTETEKRVNTHSEKLSHHKPDYDQGTPVEILPFLYLGSAYHASRQDYLSDLHITALLNVSRRDLQPTKGHYDYKWIPVEDSHMADISSHFQEAIEFIDHVKQSGGKVLVHCEAGISRSPTICMAYIMRTQQLRLDAAFDIIKQRRDVISPNFSFMGQLLQFESEVLSMAPAHAATPEPATPCVPESASFFANDFTTTFNTKNFEPSVITLPTSYLQSPVHHQLKLSPITALP from the exons atgaaGGTGACCAGCATCGACTGCCGGCGTCTGAGGAAGATGATCAGGAAGGAGAGTGGGAGCTGCCTTATTGTGGATTGCCGGCCGTATTTCTCCTTCACCAACTCCAGCATCGGAGGCTCCGTCAATGTCAACCTCAACTCGGTGGTGGTCCGGAGGTCCCGGGGAGGACCGCTGCCTCTGCAGTTCGTCATCCCGGACGAGAGAGCGCTCTTCCGGCTGCGGGAGGGCAGCATCTCGGCGATCGTAGCCGTGGATGACCGGACGTCCCACtggcaaaaactgaaaaaggaCAGTGTAGCACAAATGGTGATAAACACGCTCTCGCATCTGGCGAGCGGAGCCAACATCTGTTTCCTGAAAG GAGGATTCGAGAACTTCCACTCTCAATACCCTGAACTTTGCACTGAGGTGAAAACCATCGACCAGAGCGGAACTGAAACCGAGAAGAGAGTCAACACCCACAGCGAGAAGCTCTCTCACCACAAACCAGATTACGATCAG GGTACACCTGTAGAGATCCTGCCTTTCCTCTACCTCGGTAGTGCCTACCACGCCTCCAGACAGGACTATCTCAGCGACCTTCACATCACGGCCTTGCTCAACGTGTCACGCAGGGACCTGCAGCCCACCAAGGGCCACTACGACTACAAGTGGATCCCCGTGGAGGACAGCCACATGGCCGACATCAGCTCCCACTTCCAGGAGGCCATAGAGTTTATCG ATCACGTAAAGCAATCAGGGGGGAAAGTTCTTGTCCACTGTGAAGCAGGCATCTCACGCTCCCCTACCATCTGCATGGCCTACATCATGAGGACGCAGCAGCTGCGACTGGATGCGGCCTTTGACATCATCAAGCAGCGCCGAGATGTCATCTCACCCAACTTTAGCTTCATGggtcagctgctgcagtttgagtCCGAGGTCCTCTCCATGGCTCCGGCTCACGCTGCCACACCTGAACCAGCCACACCCTGCGTCCCGGAGTCTGCATCCTTTTTTGCCAACGACTTCACCACCACCTTCAACACCAAAAACTTTGAGCCATCCGTGATCACCCTCCCTACCTCTTACCTGCAGTCCCCAGTCCACCACCAGTTAAAACTGAGCCCAATAACTGCACTGCCTTAA